The Tenrec ecaudatus isolate mTenEca1 chromosome 7, mTenEca1.hap1, whole genome shotgun sequence genome window below encodes:
- the POPDC3 gene encoding popeye domain-containing protein 3, with translation MEKNSSLWKNLVDEHPVCTTWKQDAEVAIYHLASIFFVVGFMGGSGFFGLLYIFSLLGLGFLCSAVWAWVEVCAADIFSWNFVLFVICFMQFVHIAYQFRSITFAREFQVLYSSLFQPLGITLPVFRTIALSSEVVTLEKEHCYAMQGKTPIDKLSLLVSGRIRVTVDGEFLHYIFPFQFLDSPEWDSLRPTEEGIFQVTLTAETDCRYVSWRRKKLYLLFAQHRYISRLFSVLIGSDIADKLYALNDRVYIGKSYHYDIRLPNFYQLASPEIPRSPLTEHLRNSRQYYDK, from the exons ATGGAAAAAAACTCAAGTTTGTGGAAGAACCTCGTCGATGAACACCCAGTCTGTACCACCTGGAAGCAAGATGCCGAAGTGGCCATTTATCACCTCGCCAGTATTTTCTTTGTAGTAGGTTTCATGGGCGGAAGTGGATTCTTCGGGCTCCTTTATATCTTCAGTTTGCTGGGGTTGGGTTTTCTCTGCTCTGCTGTGTGGGCTTGGGTAGAAGTTTGTGCAGCCGACATATTCTCCTGGAACTTTGTACTGTTTGTCATCTGCTTCATGCAATTTGTGCATATTGCCTATCAATTCCGCAGCATAACTTTCGCCCGAGAATTCCAGGTGCTGTACAGCTCCCTCTTCCAGCCTCTGGGGATCACTTTGCCTGTCTTCAGAACCATTGCTCTGAGCTCTGAGGTGGTAACATTGGAAAAAGAGCACTGTTACGCCATGCAGGGGAAAACACCCATTGACAAGCTCTCTCTGCTTGTTTCAGGAAG GATCAGAGTGACAGTTGATGGCGAATTTCTGCATTACATTTTCCCCTTTCAGTTCTTGGATTCTCCGGAGTGGGATTctctgcggcccaccgaggaagGTATTTTTCAG GTGACCCTAACGGCGGAAACGGATTGCCGCTACGTgtcctggaggagaaaaaaattatatttgctCTTTGCCCAGCATCGTTACATCTCCCGCCTGTTTTCAGTGTTAATTGGTAGTGACATTGCAGATAAACTCTACGCTTTGAATGACAGAGTATACATAGGAAAAAGTTATCACTACGACATCCGGCTCCCCAACTTCTATCAACTGGCAAGTCCGGAAATACCAAGATCACCCCTGACTGAACATCTTCGGAATTCCAGACAGTATTATGATAAATGA